One genomic segment of Cellulophaga sp. HaHaR_3_176 includes these proteins:
- a CDS encoding DUF6607 family protein yields MKQLITTLLLSLAFTITTNAQNKKKQDQSAIKNMCGCYEVAFNFAETFEYSNDSTYIPSKTKHDKGLEWVQLVEDTDDKIMLQHLLIVGSPETPYIVKHWRQDWEYQNTNLYEFDHDNKWKFVNLPKNTVKGQWSQKVFQVDDSPRYEGTATWIHIDGKSYWENTTDAPLPRREYTTRSDYNVTIRTNRQEVVNNGWIHDQDNNKIIREDGKNDILLAQEKGHNAYVKVADSKCKAAQEYWNKQEGKWKIVRAKWDEVFARNKDLILEEKVDNKVLYKYLFDEENYNTSEQINSVIESFIK; encoded by the coding sequence ATGAAACAACTTATCACTACACTATTATTAAGTCTTGCATTTACAATAACTACAAATGCTCAAAACAAAAAAAAACAAGATCAAAGTGCTATTAAAAATATGTGTGGCTGCTATGAAGTCGCTTTTAATTTTGCTGAGACTTTTGAATATTCAAATGACTCTACCTACATACCTTCAAAAACAAAACACGATAAAGGTTTAGAGTGGGTTCAATTAGTAGAAGATACTGATGATAAAATAATGTTACAGCATTTATTAATAGTTGGTTCGCCAGAAACACCATACATCGTTAAGCACTGGAGACAAGATTGGGAGTATCAAAACACAAACTTGTATGAATTTGATCATGATAACAAATGGAAGTTTGTAAACTTACCAAAGAATACAGTAAAAGGTCAATGGTCTCAAAAAGTTTTTCAAGTAGATGACAGCCCCCGTTACGAAGGAACAGCAACATGGATTCATATAGATGGTAAAAGTTATTGGGAGAATACAACTGACGCTCCTTTACCAAGAAGAGAATACACTACACGAAGTGATTATAATGTAACTATTAGAACAAATAGACAAGAGGTTGTTAATAATGGATGGATACATGATCAAGATAATAATAAAATTATCCGAGAAGATGGCAAAAACGATATTTTATTAGCACAAGAAAAAGGACATAATGCTTATGTTAAAGTTGCCGATAGTAAATGTAAAGCTGCTCAAGAATACTGGAACAAACAAGAAGGTAAATGGAAAATAGTTCGCGCAAAATGGGATGAAGTTTTTGCAAGAAATAAAGATTTAATATTAGAAGAAAAAGTCGATAACAAAGTACTATATAAATATCTATTTGATGAAGAAAACTACAATACAAGCGAGCAAATAAATTCAGTAATAGAATCATTTATAAAATAA
- a CDS encoding ankyrin repeat domain-containing protein, with protein sequence MKKIIIVFVFLISGFQINAQGHGPEKAEENVFLTRDFWDTKPTIEVIDSKIKEGNNISAKTSSNFDPVVYAILQESDNSVIKYIQSKEGNEANKLTHDGRTYIFWAAYKGNDEIMKYLISKGAKTDITDDKGSSILNFAAASGQQNTKVYDICLANGADLKKDLKPNGANALLLSSPNDRDFKLMDYFSSKGLSINSVDRDGNDVFNYVAKTGNIEQLKKLHEKGIKGTDNAFIFATQGGRNVKPKKLDFYKFLESLNLNPNVIDSEGKTPLHNLTSYTKNTEIIDYFIEKGVDVNLADKDGNTAFLNAASRNKAEILSHLLPNINDINSVNKKGESALALAVANNSIEIISFFIKNKAAIATIDNDGNNLAYYLLKSYRKPNFNAKLELLKAEGFDITKTQENGNTLFHLALEYNDIALLKQVNEFGADVNTKNKEGVAPIHIAAMKAKNDKALKYLISIGAKKEAVTDFEESVYDLASENELLKENNISIEFLK encoded by the coding sequence ATGAAAAAAATAATAATAGTATTCGTCTTTTTAATATCTGGTTTTCAAATAAATGCTCAAGGTCATGGACCTGAAAAAGCAGAAGAAAACGTTTTTTTAACTCGTGATTTTTGGGATACAAAACCTACCATCGAAGTTATTGATTCAAAAATTAAAGAAGGTAATAACATATCAGCTAAAACTTCAAGTAATTTTGACCCTGTTGTATATGCTATTTTACAAGAGAGTGATAACTCTGTTATAAAATATATTCAATCAAAAGAAGGTAATGAGGCAAATAAGTTAACTCATGATGGTAGAACGTATATTTTTTGGGCAGCTTATAAAGGGAATGATGAAATAATGAAATACTTGATATCAAAAGGAGCTAAAACAGATATCACGGATGATAAAGGAAGTAGTATTTTAAATTTTGCAGCAGCATCAGGCCAACAAAATACTAAAGTCTATGATATTTGCCTTGCCAATGGTGCCGATTTAAAAAAAGATCTAAAACCTAATGGTGCAAATGCACTTTTACTCTCATCACCAAACGATCGTGATTTTAAACTAATGGATTACTTTTCAAGTAAAGGATTATCTATTAACAGTGTAGATCGTGATGGGAATGATGTATTTAATTATGTTGCTAAAACTGGCAATATTGAGCAATTGAAAAAGCTACATGAAAAAGGGATAAAAGGGACCGATAATGCATTCATCTTTGCTACTCAAGGTGGTCGCAACGTCAAACCTAAAAAATTAGATTTTTATAAATTTTTAGAATCATTAAATTTAAACCCTAATGTTATTGATTCAGAAGGAAAAACTCCTTTGCACAACTTAACTTCCTATACCAAGAACACAGAAATAATTGATTATTTTATTGAAAAAGGAGTTGATGTTAACTTAGCAGATAAAGATGGAAATACTGCCTTTTTAAATGCTGCAAGTAGAAATAAAGCTGAGATTCTCAGCCACCTACTACCTAACATAAATGATATTAATTCTGTAAATAAAAAAGGAGAATCAGCTTTAGCATTAGCTGTTGCTAATAATTCAATTGAAATAATTTCTTTTTTTATTAAAAACAAAGCGGCTATTGCAACAATAGATAATGATGGTAACAACTTAGCTTATTATCTTTTAAAATCTTACAGAAAACCAAATTTTAATGCCAAATTGGAATTATTAAAAGCAGAAGGTTTTGATATCACAAAAACTCAAGAAAATGGCAATACGCTTTTCCATTTAGCATTAGAGTATAATGACATTGCCTTATTAAAACAAGTAAATGAATTCGGTGCAGATGTAAACACTAAAAACAAAGAAGGTGTCGCTCCTATTCACATAGCAGCAATGAAAGCTAAAAATGATAAGGCCTTAAAATATTTAATATCTATAGGCGCAAAAAAAGAAGCTGTAACAGATTTTGAAGAGTCTGTTTATGATTTAGCTTCTGAGAATGAATTGTTAAAAGAAAATAATATATCAATCGAATTTTTAAAGTAA
- a CDS encoding DUF2271 domain-containing protein, with amino-acid sequence MKNVFKIIGTVLILLVVLSIYSFNTQPATSKYKCMMQMVNYTGEGAYIVISLINPNGGYEKTLYVQGDDSEWYHDLAEWWKFYGKKRSGIDGITGATIAGGERIISVIEIDDSKINSGYSIRFETAVEDQEYYTKDVQFELTNASVKSKVEGTGFLRYVRLLPN; translated from the coding sequence ATGAAAAACGTATTTAAAATAATAGGAACAGTATTAATATTACTTGTTGTCTTATCAATATATTCTTTTAATACTCAACCTGCTACTTCAAAATATAAATGCATGATGCAGATGGTAAACTACACCGGAGAAGGCGCATATATCGTCATCTCATTAATAAACCCTAATGGTGGTTACGAAAAAACACTTTATGTGCAAGGAGATGATAGTGAATGGTACCATGATTTAGCAGAATGGTGGAAATTTTACGGAAAAAAACGCTCAGGCATAGATGGAATTACAGGAGCAACTATAGCGGGTGGCGAAAGAATTATTAGTGTTATTGAAATTGATGATTCAAAAATAAATAGTGGTTACAGCATCCGTTTTGAAACTGCCGTAGAAGATCAAGAGTATTACACAAAAGATGTGCAGTTTGAGCTTACAAACGCATCTGTAAAGAGTAAAGTAGAAGGCACGGGGTTTTTACGCTACGTACGTCTATTGCCTAATTAA
- a CDS encoding PepSY domain-containing protein, translating to MTISIWRYSHLTLAISSFIFILLASVTGIILAFEPILEQAQPYKMADLDEVSLCETVTAFKGTYPEVIELEVDANEFVLASVITEEGESLSGYFNPKTAVFLREKSEPSKFFQFVTNLHRSLFLKSTGRFLVGFCSFLLFLISISGAILVLQRQRGFKKFFAKIVNENFSQYWHVVLGRWSLIPIIIITITGVYLSLEKFNVFPEDKTSHDVDYESIAATPILAVNNFPAFQDIKLSELSSVEFPFSDDVEDYYTLKLKDRELLINQFTGEVLSEIQNPLTTIFSNLSIQLHTGKGSIVWSLILAIATINILFFIYSGFAMTFKRRQSKIKNKFTKNSSTYVILVGSENGSTLVFANALKEQIIASGNSVFLAELNDYSTYKNVEHIIVMTSTYGEGEAPVNANKFLKLLNTIPQEKNYSFSVLGFGSLAYTEFCKFAFDIDAGLRQQEKNQTLPVFTINDKSFSSFEQWVSLWSKKVGLNIIMPLSSLDDKPKQLKEFKVISTTTAKNNPDDTFKLVLKPNKRLQFTSGDLLAIYPKNNYQERLYSIGKLNGNIHLSIKLHEQGLGSGYLNALNTNAIFSARIIENKNFHFPENSNHVVLIGNGTGILPFLGMLHQNTNNIPTYLYCGLRNQQSFTLYESELNASLSNGHLTKLHLALSQEQGKVYVQNLLMRDADFIFETLSLNGIVMICGSLKMYQGALEALKKICIANNADFESYRHLIKSDCY from the coding sequence ATGACAATTTCTATCTGGAGATATAGCCACCTTACCCTGGCTATATCTTCTTTTATTTTTATCTTATTAGCATCGGTTACCGGAATTATATTGGCTTTTGAACCTATTTTGGAACAAGCTCAGCCGTATAAAATGGCAGACCTTGATGAAGTTTCTCTTTGCGAAACCGTTACGGCATTTAAAGGTACATACCCTGAAGTTATAGAATTAGAAGTAGATGCGAATGAGTTTGTATTAGCTAGCGTTATTACAGAGGAAGGCGAATCATTATCGGGGTATTTTAATCCGAAAACAGCGGTTTTCCTAAGAGAAAAATCCGAACCTTCAAAGTTTTTTCAGTTTGTAACCAATTTACATCGTTCCCTTTTTTTAAAAAGCACAGGACGTTTTTTGGTAGGTTTTTGTTCTTTTCTTTTATTTTTAATTTCTATTTCTGGAGCTATTCTAGTATTACAAAGACAACGTGGGTTTAAAAAATTCTTCGCTAAAATTGTTAATGAAAACTTTTCTCAATATTGGCACGTAGTGCTAGGGAGATGGTCTTTAATTCCTATTATCATCATTACAATTACAGGAGTGTATTTATCCTTAGAAAAATTTAATGTTTTTCCAGAAGATAAAACGTCACATGATGTAGACTATGAGTCTATCGCCGCTACACCAATCTTAGCAGTAAATAATTTTCCTGCATTCCAAGATATTAAGCTTTCTGAGCTTAGTTCCGTAGAATTTCCTTTTTCTGACGATGTAGAAGATTATTATACATTAAAATTAAAAGACAGAGAGCTTTTAATAAATCAGTTTACTGGAGAAGTATTAAGTGAGATTCAGAACCCACTAACCACTATATTTTCAAACCTGAGCATTCAATTACATACCGGAAAAGGCAGTATAGTTTGGTCTTTAATTTTAGCGATTGCGACTATTAATATTTTGTTTTTCATCTATTCAGGGTTTGCCATGACATTTAAAAGAAGGCAATCAAAGATTAAAAATAAATTCACTAAAAATTCTAGTACATATGTAATTCTTGTAGGTTCTGAAAACGGAAGCACCTTGGTTTTTGCCAATGCATTAAAAGAACAGATTATTGCTTCTGGAAATAGCGTTTTTTTAGCAGAACTTAATGATTATTCAACATATAAAAATGTGGAACACATTATCGTCATGACTTCCACTTATGGAGAAGGAGAAGCTCCTGTAAATGCTAATAAATTTTTAAAGCTACTAAACACTATTCCACAAGAAAAAAACTACAGTTTTTCTGTACTTGGTTTTGGGTCTTTAGCTTACACAGAATTCTGCAAATTTGCTTTCGATATTGATGCAGGGCTACGGCAACAAGAAAAAAATCAGACGCTACCCGTATTTACCATAAATGATAAATCTTTCAGCAGTTTTGAACAATGGGTAAGTCTGTGGTCCAAAAAAGTTGGCCTTAATATTATCATGCCTTTAAGTAGTTTAGATGATAAACCAAAGCAGTTAAAAGAATTTAAAGTTATTTCTACCACAACTGCAAAAAATAATCCTGATGATACTTTCAAACTTGTTTTAAAACCTAATAAGCGATTGCAATTTACATCGGGAGACTTATTAGCTATCTACCCTAAAAATAACTACCAAGAGCGTTTATATTCTATTGGAAAGCTCAACGGAAATATTCATTTGAGCATAAAGCTTCATGAACAAGGTTTAGGTTCTGGCTATTTAAATGCTTTAAACACTAATGCTATTTTTTCTGCTCGAATTATAGAAAATAAGAATTTTCATTTTCCTGAAAATTCTAATCACGTTGTATTGATTGGTAATGGTACGGGAATACTCCCTTTTCTAGGGATGTTGCATCAGAATACAAATAATATTCCAACGTATTTGTATTGTGGCTTGCGCAACCAGCAATCTTTTACTTTGTATGAGAGCGAATTGAATGCTAGTTTATCTAATGGGCATTTAACGAAACTTCATTTGGCGCTCTCTCAAGAACAAGGAAAGGTATATGTTCAAAATCTTTTAATGCGTGATGCCGATTTTATATTTGAGACCTTATCCTTAAATGGAATTGTAATGATTTGTGGATCTTTAAAAATGTACCAAGGAGCTTTAGAAGCACTAAAAAAGATTTGCATAGCTAATAATGCTGATTTTGAGTCTTATAGACACTTAATAAAATCAGATTGTTACTAA